The Macaca thibetana thibetana isolate TM-01 chromosome 19, ASM2454274v1, whole genome shotgun sequence genome has a segment encoding these proteins:
- the LOC126942104 gene encoding glycine cleavage system H protein, mitochondrial-like, with protein MALRVVRSVRDLLCTLCAVRSPAAPCPLRPWQLGAGAVRTLRTRPALLSVRKFTEKHEWITTENGIGTVGISNFAQEALGDVVYCSLPEVGTKLNKQDEFGALESVKAASELYSPLSGEVTEINEALAENPGLVNKSCYEDGCFLVAGWLIKMTLSNPSELDELMSEEAYEKYIKSIEE; from the coding sequence ATGGCGCTGCGAGTGGTGCGGAGCGTGCGGGACCTGCTCTGCACCCTGTGCGCGGTCCGGTCACCCGCCGCGCCCTGCCCGCTGAGGCCCTGGCAGTTGGGGGCGGGCGCCGTCCGGACACTGCGCACGCGACCCGCTCTGCTCTCGGTGCGTAAATTCACAGAGAAACATGAATGGATAACAACAGAAAATGGTATTGGAACAGTGGGAATCAGCAATTTTGCACAGGAAGCATTGGGAGATGTCGTTTACTGTAGTCTACCTGAAGTTGGGACAAAATTGAACAAACAAGATGAGTTTGGTGCTTTGGAAAGTGTGAAAGCTGCTAGTGAACTCTATTCTCCTTTATCAGGAGAAGTAACTGAAATTAATGAAGCTCTTGCAGAAAATCCAGGACTTGTAAACAAATCTTGTTATGAAGATGGTTGTTTTTTGGTTGCAGGTTGGCTGATCAAGATGACACTGAGTAACCCTTCAGAACTAGATGAACTTATGAGTGAAGAAGCATATGAGAAATACATCAAATCTATTGAGGAGTGA